A region from the Clostridium beijerinckii genome encodes:
- a CDS encoding 30S ribosomal protein S12, which produces MPTISQLVRKGRKTAVVKSTAPALKECPQRRGVCTVVKTTTPKKPNSALRKVARVRLTNGYEVTAYIGGIGHNLQEHSVVLIRGGRVKDLPGVRYHIVRGALDCAGVANRLQGRSKYGAKRPKQK; this is translated from the coding sequence ATGCCAACTATTAGCCAATTAGTAAGAAAAGGCAGAAAAACAGCAGTAGTTAAATCAACTGCACCAGCACTTAAAGAGTGTCCACAAAGAAGAGGGGTATGTACAGTTGTTAAAACAACAACTCCTAAGAAGCCTAACTCAGCGTTAAGAAAAGTTGCAAGAGTTAGATTAACAAATGGATATGAAGTAACTGCATATATTGGTGGTATAGGTCACAACTTACAAGAACATAGTGTTGTTCTTATAAGAGGTGGAAGAGTTAAAGACCTTCCTGGTGTTAGATACCATATTGTAAGAGGTGCATTAGATTGTGCTGGAGTAGCTAACAGATTACAAGGAAGATCAAAGTACGGTGCGAAAAGACCTAAACAAAAATAG